The genomic interval ATAAAGCGGTACCGCCTTTACAAGAAATGTTTAATATGGCAGGTATGGAGTTGCCAAGTTATTTAAAAGGAAAAGATATCCCTGCGGAATTACCTGCTGAGGTTATTGATACCAAAGATAACTAGTTTATAAACATACAAGTTTTAACGGAAGCCATCATTTATTTTTTAAATGATGGTTTTTTTGATATATAATTTATTGCAGAAGATTTAAAGTGTTGATTTTTAAACAGGTATTAATACGGGGTAAATACATTGCTTGTATTTAGTAAATTGCGGTTTAAAATAAATATCCCCTAGCTTATGAAATCTTGTCCGAAATGTAAATCTGAATCTAGACATAGAATGATGAGAAAAGGAATTGTAAAGATTATTCCAGGAACAAGAGGTTATGCTTGTGATAATTGTAATACACAGTATGCATGGTTTTCTTTTATCAATCGTACGTTTAGAGTGTAGTAAAAAAGCCATTCTAAAAGAGTATAATCTTTTTATACAGAACTTGTTTCTGTGACTCTGTTTGCTCAAAATCAGTATTTATAAGAACTTGATATCAATTCAGATTTCCCAAAATTTCTTATTATATAAGCTTTCTTTTTTGTATCCTAGTTTAGTATATAAATCAGATAATTTAGAATAGAATTATCTTGTTGTAACTTGCTAAATTTCAGGGGTAAACCAAACAGACTAATTATGAAAGCTTGCCCAAAGTGTAAATCTACATCTAACCACAGAATGAGAAGGGGGGCATTTGTTAAAATGATACCAGGTACTAAGGCTTATGCTTGCGATAAGTGTAACACGCAGTACACTTGGTTTTCTTTTATCAACCGTTCTTTTAAGGTATAAAAAAAGCCTCACTTTTATTAAAGTGAGGCTTTTTAATTGCTTTTATTTTGTTTAGTTAAACAACCTAAAGATATCATTTCCGTTTGCGAAAAGTAATAAAGCTATTAAAAGAATAAAGCCTGTTACTTGTGCATATTCTAAAAATTTATCTCCTGGTTTTTTACCAGTTATCATTTCCCAAAGGGTAAAAACAACATGACCACCATCTAAAGCAGGTATTGGTAAAAGGTTCATAAAACCTAACATAATAGATAAGAATGCTGTGATGTTCCAGAAAGATTCTGCGCTCCATTCCGAAGGGAAAATACTTCCTATAGAAATAAATCCACCTAATCCTTTATAAGCTCCTGTGCTTGGGTTAAAGATCTTCTTTAATTGTTTTATATAGTCTGTAAGTGTTTTTACAGATTTGTTCCATCCTGCAGGAATTGCTTCTGCAAAAGTGTATTCGATATTCGCTAAATCGTAGTAGCCAAGTCTTTCTAAGTCTTTAGAAGGTAATAAGCCAAAACCAACACCTAATTTACCGTCATTGGTAACTTTTACAGCGACATCTTTTGTTTCGTTTTCTCTTTTTATGGTAACAGAAATATCTTGATTTTTAAACTTATTTAATTCAACCTGAGCTTCATCAAAATACTTTATTGGGTTTCCGTTAATGGCAACAACAATATCTTTCGCTTTTAAATCAGCATTTTTATTTGGTGAATCTTCAGAAACACTTGTAATAGCAAAAGGATATCTAGGTAGTAAAATTACACCAGCATCTTTACCTCTGTCTACTAATTGAGAGATAAAATCTTCTGGAATTACTTTATCAATAACTTGTCCTTCTCTTTCAATCTGAAAATTATTACCGTTTACAAACCCTAGAGTTAGTTCGTTAAATTTTTTAATTTTTTCTCCATCAATAGTTAAAACTTTATCTCCAGTTTGTAAACCTAAGTTCATAGCTAAAGAATCCTGTACCCAAACACCGTCTTTTACATTCTCGTTTGGTAAAAAGTTTTCACCATAAGCATACATTAACATAATGTAGATAAAAATACCTAAAACAAAGTTTACAAAAACTCCACCCAACATTATAATTAGACGTTGCCATGCCGGTTTAGAACGAAATTCCCAAGGTTGCGGTGGTAAAGCCATTTGCTCGGTATCCATACTTTCGTCTATCATACCAGATATTTTTACATATCCACCAAGAGGAATCCAACCAATACCATAAACGGTATCACCAATTTTTTTCTTAAAAATAGAGAATTTATAATCAAAGAATAAGTAGAATTTTTCTACTTTGGTTTTAAACAATTTTGCAGGGATAAAGTGCCCTAACTCGTGCAATACAATCAATAAAGATAAACTTAAAATAAATTGTGATGCTTTTATTAATATTTCCATTCAGCGTTAAATCATAGTTAAAATAGTCGCAAATGTACGTTTTTAAAGGTAGTTGCAAAAGAACAAATTGAGGTACCTTTTTAATTTAACAAAGATTTTGGAAACTATTCCCTTTTGTTTTTTTCTCTAAGGTTTTATTAAGTCGTAAATTTGTTGTCACAAAATTATCTTATGGAGTTTAAAATCTTTAAAAAGTCTATTCCTCTACTTATCTTTTTTGCGGTGTTTTCTGCAATTTCACTTACAGTTTATTATCATTTATTAAAGGTAGATACTCGTCTTAAAATTTTTAACCCTATTGATGTTAACCCAAGATTGGTAGACGATAGTATGGTGCATATTCAAAACAACCATACCATTGCAGACTTTAAACTGACCAATCAAAATGGAGAAACGATTACTAATAATAATTATAAAGATAAAATTTACATAGCAGATTTCTTTTTTACCCGTTGCCAAACAATTTGTATTGCCATGGCGTATAATATGGGAGAGTTGCAAGAGTTTTATAAAGATGATAATGATATTATGTTTTTGTCGCATTCTGTTACTCCAGTTATGGATAGCGTTTCTGTTCTAAAAGAATATGCAGATAGAAAAGGGGTTATTGATGGGAAATGGAATGTAACTACAGGTTCTAAAAAGCACATTTATGAGTTGGCGCGAAAAAGTTATTTTGCAGTTTTAGATGAAGGGAATGGTGATGAAAGTGATTTTATACACACAGAACAATTTGTTTTAGTTGATAAAGACAGACGAATTCGTGGGTATTATGATGGGACGGAGAAAGAGGATATGGAGAAACTTAAAAATGATATTGTTTTGTTAAAAGAAGAATATGCTTCTGAATAACTTGTTTAGAATCATTCTAAATGATTATATTTGCCTTCCAAATAAAATTCATTGAGCACAATAGCTACATTACGTAAGGGAGAGATAGGATATATTTCTGAAGAGTCTTTAGATTTTATTCCTTTAAAATTGTTAGAAATGGGCTGTCTACCAGGAGCTGAGGTTCAGTTAGTTCAAATAGCGCCATTAAAAGACCCCTTGTATATTTGCGTAAACGGTAGTCATTTGGCAATAAGAATAGAAACAGCTTCTAAAATTCGAATCCTTAAAGCGCATTTATAATGTCTAAAAATGATATAAAGGTTGCTTTAATAGGGAACCCAAATACCGGAAAAACATCACTTTTCAATCAACTTACAGGTTTAAATCAGAAAGTTGGAAATTACCCGGGAATTACTGTTGATAAAAAAAATGGAGTTAGTAAGCTATCTGCTACTCAGAATGCAATTATTACAGATTTACCAGGTACCTATAGTATAAATCCTACTTCTTTAGACGAGAGTATTGTTTTAAAGACCTTGTTAAAAAAGGATATTAAAGA from Polaribacter sejongensis carries:
- the rseP gene encoding RIP metalloprotease RseP encodes the protein MEILIKASQFILSLSLLIVLHELGHFIPAKLFKTKVEKFYLFFDYKFSIFKKKIGDTVYGIGWIPLGGYVKISGMIDESMDTEQMALPPQPWEFRSKPAWQRLIIMLGGVFVNFVLGIFIYIMLMYAYGENFLPNENVKDGVWVQDSLAMNLGLQTGDKVLTIDGEKIKKFNELTLGFVNGNNFQIEREGQVIDKVIPEDFISQLVDRGKDAGVILLPRYPFAITSVSEDSPNKNADLKAKDIVVAINGNPIKYFDEAQVELNKFKNQDISVTIKRENETKDVAVKVTNDGKLGVGFGLLPSKDLERLGYYDLANIEYTFAEAIPAGWNKSVKTLTDYIKQLKKIFNPSTGAYKGLGGFISIGSIFPSEWSAESFWNITAFLSIMLGFMNLLPIPALDGGHVVFTLWEMITGKKPGDKFLEYAQVTGFILLIALLLFANGNDIFRLFN
- a CDS encoding FeoA family protein, which translates into the protein MSTIATLRKGEIGYISEESLDFIPLKLLEMGCLPGAEVQLVQIAPLKDPLYICVNGSHLAIRIETASKIRILKAHL
- a CDS encoding SCO family protein, whose translation is MEFKIFKKSIPLLIFFAVFSAISLTVYYHLLKVDTRLKIFNPIDVNPRLVDDSMVHIQNNHTIADFKLTNQNGETITNNNYKDKIYIADFFFTRCQTICIAMAYNMGELQEFYKDDNDIMFLSHSVTPVMDSVSVLKEYADRKGVIDGKWNVTTGSKKHIYELARKSYFAVLDEGNGDESDFIHTEQFVLVDKDRRIRGYYDGTEKEDMEKLKNDIVLLKEEYASE